Within the Camelus dromedarius isolate mCamDro1 chromosome 9, mCamDro1.pat, whole genome shotgun sequence genome, the region AAAAAAGTTTGTCCcacattaacatttaattttgtatAGTCTCTGACCAGTGGATTTATACATAATTGTTACATATTTAGTGTTCTATCTCATGACTCACTTTTCTTAATTTACAGCAGTAAAATCTCAACCTGTTTCAAAAGTTACCAATGGAACTTCCAATAGAAAGAGCGTTCACGAACAAGAAACCAATATAAGTAACAGGTAAATCTTCATTCATTGCTTTACCTGGACAGTAGCTTTCTCTGGACGTTAACTGTATACTAACTTCTagctacatatttaaaaaatatctttcctttgttagaaaatttcactttatcatatttaaaatttgttatttgttgtgCACAATGATTCATGCAAAATGACAGAATTTATACTCGTGGCACTTGATTATGCATTGCTTATCTTAGTTGATCTACAGTTTTATAAACTTAAACACTTATGAACATACggtttttctattttcagaaaagattttttttttttacttctttgagaaaaaatgtatttcGTGTAtgggtcttttaaaaattcatgttttgaAATCTCAATGTAATActaaatgcaaataatttttcttagTGTGTTAAAGAAGGTCACCAGCAAAGGATGCAGTGACCCAGTGCCACAGGCACTTctaaagaagagaggaaatggcAGTGGGTGTGCTGCTGCTCAGCCGAGGACAAAGAACGCCCCGCCCAATCTTGCCAAAACTCAAGGTAAAGCTGAAACAGTCCTAGGAGTTGCTTCCTTGTTTAAACTGAATAAGGAGAACTCTGATTTGGAATTTTagcagaaaataagcaaaatacaaTATGGTTTCACACATTTTACATTCATTTCATACTATAGAGATGagattttattctttcacttttcaGACAAGCATTTTGGTATTTCGGGGTGTGAGTTTAGTTTTTATTATCTTCTGTGAAAAAATAATTAAGGGAGCCACTAGGTTATCTGCGTTTCTGGCCTTTTTAGATATTATGCCTGTGTTTCTTCCAAGTTTCACTGATAACTAAGAATTCCATCTGCAAAACCAGCACAGAAGAGCTCTTTAACAAGTAGTGGTATAGTCTTGAGAGCTGTGAAGTGCAGGGAGGAAGAGTTCTCTCGGGACTCCACGCCGTGCCTCTTGTGTTTCCAGGCTCTGAGAAGGAAGAGCGTGCTGATCAGACTGCATAATTTGCTAACAtaataactgattttaaaaagcaatgtgttttatatattaagCGTTCACATAGGTAAGAGAAGTTTGTAAAATCCTAAAAACAATTTTGAGTTAGATAATGAATTAATactgaaagtaaattttaaaataagccagagaaaaattATTCATGTTTTAGTAACagctaaaaaattaaacatttaaaaagacttGGTAATTGACAGATTTAAACGCTCAAAATATCATCTCTAGCAATTTAACCATTATAAACAAATGGATTCTCAAAATTAATCCTCTTTCTTTCCAGTTAGTTTTGACTGCATATCTAAGTGGTTAACCCTAATGAGCTACAATAATAATGATCTGGTTATGAGAAATAGTTTTGTTActgtttgaggaaaaaaattataataatttcaacatttttaagtttctctttaaTCTCCTTTTCAGCTGTGTGGCACACAGACTATTccaccccccacaccccccaaACTTCAAAGGGAAGGACCCTTACTTCTTCTCTGGTATaagaaaatcagatttttccACCCCCATGTATTTATGCAAATCCAGTTCTGGCATAAGGTCAAAGCTCTTTGCTTGAGGAAGACACGTCGTATTTTAATACTATTACTAAGACTTTGGAATAGTTCCTCTATGtttgtaataaaaatgtattttttttattttatcatgtcACTGACTCCTGATTTGTAATTGTCCATTTGATCATAGATATGTTAccatttcattgttttatctattttatttcttctaaaggaatttaaaaacaaatactcaACTTTACTCACAAACTGGAAGGTATATTGtatctttgaattttcttttcttaggaTCCCAAGGAGGATCACCACATTCAGTAAAATCTTCGGTCTCTTCAAGGCAATCTGATGAAAATGTGACAAAATTGGACCACAGTACAACTACAGATAAACAAACACCTAAGAGAAAAATTGTCAAGCAAGGACAAACAGCTGTGCctaaaatgaatgcaaaaatagTAGCAATGCCTAAAAACCTAAATCAATCTAAGAAAGGTGAAACTTCGAATAATAAAgattcaaaacagaaaacactccCTGGACAGGTTATATTGAAGACTCAGCCTTCTTctcaaaaacctttaaaaagtgaACCATCTGTTGTCCACAGAAGTGTGCCTCGTGATGTGTGTGGTGACAACAGCACAGGCACTGTTCCAGAACAGGAGCCTCACGAACCTGCAATGAATCCCGCAGCCGACATCAGTGGCATGGAAGCGTTTCCGTCATGCAGACCTGACCCACAAAAGCCGCTaaacaagcaagaaaaagagaagttggTGTTAGAACgccaaaatatttcaaatcaggATAAATCAATGAAACATGAACTGGAATCAAAACAGATTCCTTCAGATAAATGTGAAACAAATTTTTCTGGTCACAAAGAAACAGATCATTGCAACACAGCTAAAATGCACTGTCATTCTGATGAGAGTGATAATGTAGATCCAAAATTACATAGCACCACTGCCCTAAAATCCATGATTTCAAAACCAGATGAAAACTCTTTGAACTCTAATCCAGTTTATGACTTAGACTCAACAAATGTAGAGCAAATTCATTCAGTATCAGATAGGGAGAAACAAGTAGGgagaaaagatacagataaaaAACTGAACATTAAATGTGGGGAAAGTATTTTaccttgtgttcccgaaaagacAAATGGTACCTTAAATTCTGATCAAGATGACAGAAAATCTGAAATTCATGCAGAAGAACAGACAACTCCTAGTCAGCTGTCTGATGACTCTGACATGACTGAAGGCAAACATGCTACTGTGGACTCAAGTACTTCCTCCAGGTGTTTTTTGGGACAAATACCAGGGAAAAATTCTCCGAAAGATATGGAAACACTGGGAACTCCAGAGAACCATGGAACTCCAGAAGCTCCATTCATGAGTCACTGGAATTTGAGTGCCAGTGTTCTGCATCATAGGGAGAGTCCTGAATCTGACACTGGCAGTGCTACAACATCCTCTGATGACATAAAGCCCAGATCTGAAGACTATGATGCAGGAGGGTCTCAGGATGATGACGGGTCAAATGACAGAGGTATTTCTAAATGTGGCACGGTGCTGTGCCACGACTTCCTGGGAAGAAGTAGCAGTGACACCAGTACTcctgaagaattaaaaatatatgatagTAACTTAAGAAttgaagtgaaaatgaaaaagcaaagtaGTAATGATCTTTTCCAAGTTAATTCGACAAGCGAGGATGAGATTCCTAGGAAAAAGCCGGAAATTTGGTCTCGATCTACAGTAGTTCATCCTAGGGTCAAAGAAACCATTCCACGAGGCAGCGTCCAGTTTGTTCAGGAGGCAGATCAGGTTTCTTCCTCAGCAGATGAAACAGAAGACGAAAGGTCTGAAGCTGAAAATGTTGCGGAAACTTTCTGTACATCTAACCCAGTGCCTCAGCAGTTTCAGGGAATAATTAATTTAGCTTTTGAAGACGCAACTGAAAATGACAGGCACGAGTTTCGTGCAACTAAAACCTTTAAAAGGTCGGTTTTACTTTCCGTGGACGAATGTGAAGAACTGGGATCTGACGAAGGGGAGGCCCCTGCTCCCCGTCGGCCTTCTGCGGAGTGCCTGTCACCTTCCGATGTTTTTGAGAGCGATTCTCATGAACATCACGGAAGGACCTGCTATTCCAGGCTCTCACAAGCAAGTGAAGGTAGTATCTTAGAATGTTCACAAGATACAAGCAATAgtgtatataaaaacaaaagctctCCCGTGGGTCTTAGTAGCACTGACTCTTCAAGAAAAGATATGCAGAGTGCTTCAGCCACAGAGAAAAAGAGCACAACAAATGTCCTGTCCAAAGGAGGCAGACGGCTTcctccaaaatataaaaaagtaaacagtGGTAGCCATGTGGATAATGACTTTCAGCCATGCAGCAGACTTTCAGAGAGTGACGTAAAATCTCAAGAAAGACCACGTCATCTGGAACTTTATCAAAGAGAACCCAATTCTGACATACCAAAGAACAACTCTACAAAACATTTGGACTCCTGTCGGAGTCAAGTTCTGCCTCAGGAAGGTCAAGTGAAAGAGAGCCATTCTGCAGCTACCGAAAAAGCTAATGTCGCTTTATCTGCAGGTAATGTACAGAAATAGAAATGCGAAATCcgtaagaaaatgaatttatagaATTTTACAGTGGTATGTGGCCCTGAATGGTGTATTTTAGTTAGATAGAATAATTACTTAAGCAACggattcaaattttaaatgaaaactgaaatttcttaacaaaatgaaaattagataGCTACTCTTTATTGCTCACTTAGTGGAAACTTAATATATAGTAAAAATTTTGGTTGTCTGTTAGAGCTAGCCTACTAAGATATTTTAACatgaaagaataaagagaaaaacttagATTgctattatttagttatttatgtCTGATTTAACATAAGAATTCTTGGCTATTAGAAATTTTATTATACACTGCACATGACTGATGGACTATGCCAATATATATCTAAGAGGGCTGTGCAATAGGTAACTAAAAGCACTGAACTATTTTAGCTAGATCAATTATTACGATTTATATACACTGTACAGAGATTAAGACTTTCAGGATCACTATAAttctattctaaaattttcaagtaaaaagataaatttccTAAAAGAGATTATATTTAGAAGCAATGATAATATATGAAAAAAGCCCAGGCTTATTTCATATGTACAGATGGGTTCCTGTctaattgttttgtttgtttgtctttacgATAGTAATTTGAATTAATGACccacatttaaaatatgcaatagTGGCTGACTGAGTAGCTATTGTATATTAGAACTAAGAAGAATACTGATCAGTAAGTCCATTTTCAGCAAAATCACAAGAGTAGGGAGCTCTTTAAAGCTGTACTTGTTTGTTTGTCCTTGTTTGCATCCTCCTTTGCATGTGCAATGTACACGTGAGCCTTTAGAGAAAAGGTATTTATTCCCCTTTTGAAGCCAACTTACCTTAAAAGTCACCATTGAATAAccatgtcttttttctctttaagtttCTGTGGTAGTTTATTAGATATATGTGTGCATTCTgtttatgtttaaataatttgttttctgtatcacaaattttcaaagaaaattatggAGAATTACTGTTAGTTGCCTATGTTGACTTTGCTGCTAAACATTAcctttgagtttttttaaatataaaaaaagaaatgcctcAAAAATCTTATCAATTTtgtataaatgttattttccccATTCTGTGTTTTTTTGGACTATATCTGTTATATTGTGTTCTACAAAACTCTGAGGGGTACCAACATGTGCAATTTTTACATTGTGTAGTATTATGAATTATTTCAGGAGACGTAGATGATTGTGACACACTGGCACAAATCTACATGTATGACCATCGGCCTTCAAAAACCCTGTCTCCAATATATGAGATGGATGTAACAGAAGCATTTGAGCAGAAAATGGAATCAGAAACACACATTACAGACGTGGATTTTGAAGATGAGCAACACTTTGCAAAGCAAGATTGGACACTATTAAAGCAACTGCTCTCTGAACAAGATTCAaacttaaatattataaattctgTTCCTGAAGACTTAAATTTAGCACAGTATCTAATCAGTCAGACACTACTTTTATCACGAGACAGCTCAAAACCTCAGGGTAAAGCGTATGTTGACACTTTGAACAGATGGAGCGAATTAACGTCTCCATTCGATGAGTCCTCAGCAAGCGCCACCATGGCTAGTTTTTCCTCTGAAGAGTGCTCCCCCCGAGGGGAATGGACAATTCTGGAACTGGAAACTCAGCATTAAGCATATTAACACTTTGGAAAATGTTAAACTCTACCACGcctttattttttgatgcttaTATTCAAATGATAATTACATTAGCCAGAGATAGACTATCCTTAATATTGAGGGAGTCTTTCCAATTTATTGAAGTAAACATAGTTTATTAATATGAtattaaatgtagaaaaaaagtgtttttctaaaaattttgagCATGTTTTCTATAATCATTAGAGAAATTAGAAGACTTGTAAGGAAACTtttgcttcagtttttccttccTAACTGATCATCTGTTTAACTTGTTTACCagtcaaaaatttaaaatgtgaatgcACAAGTAAAACAGTCTCTTTACTTTTTGCTCTGCATATGGTAACAGTAATTTAACAATAAAACTTCCTGTGCTTGTGTCAATTTATTTACGTAG harbors:
- the BTBD8 gene encoding BTB/POZ domain-containing protein 8 isoform X1 — protein: MAGRGQRGAAPAARPGSPAGRGRGVQRRGPCERRRLKATASEQLSRDLLRLLREEVHTDVTFSVGCALFKAHKAILLARVPSFYFHTIGRMNNITNHEPVAVENFEASEFRTFLQIVYSSSRNIKNYEEEILREKILESGVPQKKCDFSIGKCTDNDGRSSVEFLGKRSSDCSLLKHEIPEDISDKEDNLTSTDMYDLEPASELGEDLLKLYVKHCCPDTDVHVDGKNFKAHRAILSARSSYFAAMLSGCWAESSQEHITLQGISHVEMNVMMHFMYGGTLDFPDKANVGQILSMADMYGLEGLKEVAIYILRRDYCNFFQKPVPRRLASVLECLIIAHSVGVESLFADCMKWIVKHFARFWSERSFASVPPEIQKSCLNMLIQSLNDKNAAFLLMESDRLIISLPRVKWTEAALTMASQLQEECIAFITGNFPKIIQSENFAVLLQSQAMSSTADLLEKILKAIEGNITTENSCSLLMALDTLLSSDSTKEMGFTCKIQALRDKLWIFLVQSFYAVRHTESWKLMSTDDQQKIQAAAFDKGDDRRLGKKPVFSSSQQRRQVSDSGVVKNKPNEKGYLSYPSTNQKMKSDGLGASGHSSSTNRNSISKTSKHDNLKEKDGTKIAPKSTKELKTVGKSAAGKPKATIKPQTENGDNAKSANMSPRQAVERLATAAANGQKKPVNGTGVRNQEGPITGARPKAAAGNASVPARAKPLKKATGKGAPSLGPAGPSGRSANSSMELPTSMDCLDEPKANGSIEEKPSGHRLPFCEAPAQTAQSSGESSRTSAAAVKSQPVSKVTNGTSNRKSVHEQETNISNSVLKKVTSKGCSDPVPQALLKKRGNGSGCAAAQPRTKNAPPNLAKTQGSQGGSPHSVKSSVSSRQSDENVTKLDHSTTTDKQTPKRKIVKQGQTAVPKMNAKIVAMPKNLNQSKKGETSNNKDSKQKTLPGQVILKTQPSSQKPLKSEPSVVHRSVPRDVCGDNSTGTVPEQEPHEPAMNPAADISGMEAFPSCRPDPQKPLNKQEKEKLVLERQNISNQDKSMKHELESKQIPSDKCETNFSGHKETDHCNTAKMHCHSDESDNVDPKLHSTTALKSMISKPDENSLNSNPVYDLDSTNVEQIHSVSDREKQVGRKDTDKKLNIKCGESILPCVPEKTNGTLNSDQDDRKSEIHAEEQTTPSQLSDDSDMTEGKHATVDSSTSSRCFLGQIPGKNSPKDMETLGTPENHGTPEAPFMSHWNLSASVLHHRESPESDTGSATTSSDDIKPRSEDYDAGGSQDDDGSNDRGISKCGTVLCHDFLGRSSSDTSTPEELKIYDSNLRIEVKMKKQSSNDLFQVNSTSEDEIPRKKPEIWSRSTVVHPRVKETIPRGSVQFVQEADQVSSSADETEDERSEAENVAETFCTSNPVPQQFQGIINLAFEDATENDRHEFRATKTFKRSVLLSVDECEELGSDEGEAPAPRRPSAECLSPSDVFESDSHEHHGRTCYSRLSQASEGSILECSQDTSNSVYKNKSSPVGLSSTDSSRKDMQSASATEKKSTTNVLSKGGRRLPPKYKKVNSGSHVDNDFQPCSRLSESDVKSQERPRHLELYQREPNSDIPKNNSTKHLDSCRSQVLPQEGQVKESHSAATEKANVALSAGDVDDCDTLAQIYMYDHRPSKTLSPIYEMDVTEAFEQKMESETHITDVDFEDEQHFAKQDWTLLKQLLSEQDSNLNIINSVPEDLNLAQYLISQTLLLSRDSSKPQGKAYVDTLNRWSELTSPFDESSASATMASFSSEECSPRGEWTILELETQH
- the BTBD8 gene encoding BTB/POZ domain-containing protein 8 isoform X3, with product MLVAWTRVAAADSLGTGWLLDLLIVEPMLAFSFIDMYDLEPASELGEDLLKLYVKHCCPDTDVHVDGKNFKAHRAILSARSSYFAAMLSGCWAESSQEHITLQGISHVEMNVMMHFMYGGTLDFPDKANVGQILSMADMYGLEGLKEVAIYILRRDYCNFFQKPVPRRLASVLECLIIAHSVGVESLFADCMKWIVKHFARFWSERSFASVPPEIQKSCLNMLIQSLNDKNAAFLLMESDRLIISLPRVKWTEAALTMASQLQEECIAFITGNFPKIIQSENFAVLLQSQAMSSTADLLEKILKAIEGNITTENSCSLLMALDTLLSSDSTKEMGFTCKIQALRDKLWIFLVQSFYAVRHTESWKLMSTDDQQKIQAAAFDKGDDRRLGKKPVFSSSQQRRQVSDSGVVKNKPNEKGYLSYPSTNQKMKSDGLGASGHSSSTNRNSISKTSKHDNLKEKDGTKIAPKSTKELKTVGKSAAGKPKATIKPQTENGDNAKSANMSPRQAVERLATAAANGQKKPVNGTGVRNQEGPITGARPKAAAGNASVPARAKPLKKATGKGAPSLGPAGPSGRSANSSMELPTSMDCLDEPKANGSIEEKPSGHRLPFCEAPAQTAQSSGESSRTSAAAVKSQPVSKVTNGTSNRKSVHEQETNISNSVLKKVTSKGCSDPVPQALLKKRGNGSGCAAAQPRTKNAPPNLAKTQGSQGGSPHSVKSSVSSRQSDENVTKLDHSTTTDKQTPKRKIVKQGQTAVPKMNAKIVAMPKNLNQSKKGETSNNKDSKQKTLPGQVILKTQPSSQKPLKSEPSVVHRSVPRDVCGDNSTGTVPEQEPHEPAMNPAADISGMEAFPSCRPDPQKPLNKQEKEKLVLERQNISNQDKSMKHELESKQIPSDKCETNFSGHKETDHCNTAKMHCHSDESDNVDPKLHSTTALKSMISKPDENSLNSNPVYDLDSTNVEQIHSVSDREKQVGRKDTDKKLNIKCGESILPCVPEKTNGTLNSDQDDRKSEIHAEEQTTPSQLSDDSDMTEGKHATVDSSTSSRCFLGQIPGKNSPKDMETLGTPENHGTPEAPFMSHWNLSASVLHHRESPESDTGSATTSSDDIKPRSEDYDAGGSQDDDGSNDRGISKCGTVLCHDFLGRSSSDTSTPEELKIYDSNLRIEVKMKKQSSNDLFQVNSTSEDEIPRKKPEIWSRSTVVHPRVKETIPRGSVQFVQEADQVSSSADETEDERSEAENVAETFCTSNPVPQQFQGIINLAFEDATENDRHEFRATKTFKRSVLLSVDECEELGSDEGEAPAPRRPSAECLSPSDVFESDSHEHHGRTCYSRLSQASEGSILECSQDTSNSVYKNKSSPVGLSSTDSSRKDMQSASATEKKSTTNVLSKGGRRLPPKYKKVNSGSHVDNDFQPCSRLSESDVKSQERPRHLELYQREPNSDIPKNNSTKHLDSCRSQVLPQEGQVKESHSAATEKANVALSAGDVDDCDTLAQIYMYDHRPSKTLSPIYEMDVTEAFEQKMESETHITDVDFEDEQHFAKQDWTLLKQLLSEQDSNLNIINSVPEDLNLAQYLISQTLLLSRDSSKPQGKAYVDTLNRWSELTSPFDESSASATMASFSSEECSPRGEWTILELETQH
- the BTBD8 gene encoding BTB/POZ domain-containing protein 8 isoform X4, with the translated sequence MYDLEPASELGEDLLKLYVKHCCPDTDVHVDGKNFKAHRAILSARSSYFAAMLSGCWAESSQEHITLQGISHVEMNVMMHFMYGGTLDFPDKANVGQILSMADMYGLEGLKEVAIYILRRDYCNFFQKPVPRRLASVLECLIIAHSVGVESLFADCMKWIVKHFARFWSERSFASVPPEIQKSCLNMLIQSLNDKNAAFLLMESDRLIISLPRVKWTEAALTMASQLQEECIAFITGNFPKIIQSENFAVLLQSQAMSSTADLLEKILKAIEGNITTENSCSLLMALDTLLSSDSTKEMGFTCKIQALRDKLWIFLVQSFYAVRHTESWKLMSTDDQQKIQAAAFDKGDDRRLGKKPVFSSSQQRRQVSDSGVVKNKPNEKGYLSYPSTNQKMKSDGLGASGHSSSTNRNSISKTSKHDNLKEKDGTKIAPKSTKELKTVGKSAAGKPKATIKPQTENGDNAKSANMSPRQAVERLATAAANGQKKPVNGTGVRNQEGPITGARPKAAAGNASVPARAKPLKKATGKGAPSLGPAGPSGRSANSSMELPTSMDCLDEPKANGSIEEKPSGHRLPFCEAPAQTAQSSGESSRTSAAAVKSQPVSKVTNGTSNRKSVHEQETNISNSVLKKVTSKGCSDPVPQALLKKRGNGSGCAAAQPRTKNAPPNLAKTQGSQGGSPHSVKSSVSSRQSDENVTKLDHSTTTDKQTPKRKIVKQGQTAVPKMNAKIVAMPKNLNQSKKGETSNNKDSKQKTLPGQVILKTQPSSQKPLKSEPSVVHRSVPRDVCGDNSTGTVPEQEPHEPAMNPAADISGMEAFPSCRPDPQKPLNKQEKEKLVLERQNISNQDKSMKHELESKQIPSDKCETNFSGHKETDHCNTAKMHCHSDESDNVDPKLHSTTALKSMISKPDENSLNSNPVYDLDSTNVEQIHSVSDREKQVGRKDTDKKLNIKCGESILPCVPEKTNGTLNSDQDDRKSEIHAEEQTTPSQLSDDSDMTEGKHATVDSSTSSRCFLGQIPGKNSPKDMETLGTPENHGTPEAPFMSHWNLSASVLHHRESPESDTGSATTSSDDIKPRSEDYDAGGSQDDDGSNDRGISKCGTVLCHDFLGRSSSDTSTPEELKIYDSNLRIEVKMKKQSSNDLFQVNSTSEDEIPRKKPEIWSRSTVVHPRVKETIPRGSVQFVQEADQVSSSADETEDERSEAENVAETFCTSNPVPQQFQGIINLAFEDATENDRHEFRATKTFKRSVLLSVDECEELGSDEGEAPAPRRPSAECLSPSDVFESDSHEHHGRTCYSRLSQASEGSILECSQDTSNSVYKNKSSPVGLSSTDSSRKDMQSASATEKKSTTNVLSKGGRRLPPKYKKVNSGSHVDNDFQPCSRLSESDVKSQERPRHLELYQREPNSDIPKNNSTKHLDSCRSQVLPQEGQVKESHSAATEKANVALSAGDVDDCDTLAQIYMYDHRPSKTLSPIYEMDVTEAFEQKMESETHITDVDFEDEQHFAKQDWTLLKQLLSEQDSNLNIINSVPEDLNLAQYLISQTLLLSRDSSKPQGKAYVDTLNRWSELTSPFDESSASATMASFSSEECSPRGEWTILELETQH
- the BTBD8 gene encoding BTB/POZ domain-containing protein 8 isoform X5, whose protein sequence is MNVMMHFMYGGTLDFPDKANVGQILSMADMYGLEGLKEVAIYILRRDYCNFFQKPVPRRLASVLECLIIAHSVGVESLFADCMKWIVKHFARFWSERSFASVPPEIQKSCLNMLIQSLNDKNAAFLLMESDRLIISLPRVKWTEAALTMASQLQEECIAFITGNFPKIIQSENFAVLLQSQAMSSTADLLEKILKAIEGNITTENSCSLLMALDTLLSSDSTKEMGFTCKIQALRDKLWIFLVQSFYAVRHTESWKLMSTDDQQKIQAAAFDKGDDRRLGKKPVFSSSQQRRQVSDSGVVKNKPNEKGYLSYPSTNQKMKSDGLGASGHSSSTNRNSISKTSKHDNLKEKDGTKIAPKSTKELKTVGKSAAGKPKATIKPQTENGDNAKSANMSPRQAVERLATAAANGQKKPVNGTGVRNQEGPITGARPKAAAGNASVPARAKPLKKATGKGAPSLGPAGPSGRSANSSMELPTSMDCLDEPKANGSIEEKPSGHRLPFCEAPAQTAQSSGESSRTSAAAVKSQPVSKVTNGTSNRKSVHEQETNISNSVLKKVTSKGCSDPVPQALLKKRGNGSGCAAAQPRTKNAPPNLAKTQGSQGGSPHSVKSSVSSRQSDENVTKLDHSTTTDKQTPKRKIVKQGQTAVPKMNAKIVAMPKNLNQSKKGETSNNKDSKQKTLPGQVILKTQPSSQKPLKSEPSVVHRSVPRDVCGDNSTGTVPEQEPHEPAMNPAADISGMEAFPSCRPDPQKPLNKQEKEKLVLERQNISNQDKSMKHELESKQIPSDKCETNFSGHKETDHCNTAKMHCHSDESDNVDPKLHSTTALKSMISKPDENSLNSNPVYDLDSTNVEQIHSVSDREKQVGRKDTDKKLNIKCGESILPCVPEKTNGTLNSDQDDRKSEIHAEEQTTPSQLSDDSDMTEGKHATVDSSTSSRCFLGQIPGKNSPKDMETLGTPENHGTPEAPFMSHWNLSASVLHHRESPESDTGSATTSSDDIKPRSEDYDAGGSQDDDGSNDRGISKCGTVLCHDFLGRSSSDTSTPEELKIYDSNLRIEVKMKKQSSNDLFQVNSTSEDEIPRKKPEIWSRSTVVHPRVKETIPRGSVQFVQEADQVSSSADETEDERSEAENVAETFCTSNPVPQQFQGIINLAFEDATENDRHEFRATKTFKRSVLLSVDECEELGSDEGEAPAPRRPSAECLSPSDVFESDSHEHHGRTCYSRLSQASEGSILECSQDTSNSVYKNKSSPVGLSSTDSSRKDMQSASATEKKSTTNVLSKGGRRLPPKYKKVNSGSHVDNDFQPCSRLSESDVKSQERPRHLELYQREPNSDIPKNNSTKHLDSCRSQVLPQEGQVKESHSAATEKANVALSAGDVDDCDTLAQIYMYDHRPSKTLSPIYEMDVTEAFEQKMESETHITDVDFEDEQHFAKQDWTLLKQLLSEQDSNLNIINSVPEDLNLAQYLISQTLLLSRDSSKPQGKAYVDTLNRWSELTSPFDESSASATMASFSSEECSPRGEWTILELETQH
- the BTBD8 gene encoding BTB/POZ domain-containing protein 8 isoform X6; translation: MASQLQEECIAFITGNFPKIIQSENFAVLLQSQAMSSTADLLEKILKAIEGNITTENSCSLLMALDTLLSSDSTKEMGFTCKIQALRDKLWIFLVQSFYAVRHTESWKLMSTDDQQKIQAAAFDKGDDRRLGKKPVFSSSQQRRQVSDSGVVKNKPNEKGYLSYPSTNQKMKSDGLGASGHSSSTNRNSISKTSKHDNLKEKDGTKIAPKSTKELKTVGKSAAGKPKATIKPQTENGDNAKSANMSPRQAVERLATAAANGQKKPVNGTGVRNQEGPITGARPKAAAGNASVPARAKPLKKATGKGAPSLGPAGPSGRSANSSMELPTSMDCLDEPKANGSIEEKPSGHRLPFCEAPAQTAQSSGESSRTSAAAVKSQPVSKVTNGTSNRKSVHEQETNISNSVLKKVTSKGCSDPVPQALLKKRGNGSGCAAAQPRTKNAPPNLAKTQGSQGGSPHSVKSSVSSRQSDENVTKLDHSTTTDKQTPKRKIVKQGQTAVPKMNAKIVAMPKNLNQSKKGETSNNKDSKQKTLPGQVILKTQPSSQKPLKSEPSVVHRSVPRDVCGDNSTGTVPEQEPHEPAMNPAADISGMEAFPSCRPDPQKPLNKQEKEKLVLERQNISNQDKSMKHELESKQIPSDKCETNFSGHKETDHCNTAKMHCHSDESDNVDPKLHSTTALKSMISKPDENSLNSNPVYDLDSTNVEQIHSVSDREKQVGRKDTDKKLNIKCGESILPCVPEKTNGTLNSDQDDRKSEIHAEEQTTPSQLSDDSDMTEGKHATVDSSTSSRCFLGQIPGKNSPKDMETLGTPENHGTPEAPFMSHWNLSASVLHHRESPESDTGSATTSSDDIKPRSEDYDAGGSQDDDGSNDRGISKCGTVLCHDFLGRSSSDTSTPEELKIYDSNLRIEVKMKKQSSNDLFQVNSTSEDEIPRKKPEIWSRSTVVHPRVKETIPRGSVQFVQEADQVSSSADETEDERSEAENVAETFCTSNPVPQQFQGIINLAFEDATENDRHEFRATKTFKRSVLLSVDECEELGSDEGEAPAPRRPSAECLSPSDVFESDSHEHHGRTCYSRLSQASEGSILECSQDTSNSVYKNKSSPVGLSSTDSSRKDMQSASATEKKSTTNVLSKGGRRLPPKYKKVNSGSHVDNDFQPCSRLSESDVKSQERPRHLELYQREPNSDIPKNNSTKHLDSCRSQVLPQEGQVKESHSAATEKANVALSAGDVDDCDTLAQIYMYDHRPSKTLSPIYEMDVTEAFEQKMESETHITDVDFEDEQHFAKQDWTLLKQLLSEQDSNLNIINSVPEDLNLAQYLISQTLLLSRDSSKPQGKAYVDTLNRWSELTSPFDESSASATMASFSSEECSPRGEWTILELETQH